The DNA region TATCACAGGTACATCCCTCAGCCGTGTTGGACAACCCGGAATTTTTCGCTCCGCGTTTAGTATTGCCAGTCAGCTCAGCCGCGTCAGTTTCATTGATTCCAGAATTTTTTCCACGGATTATTGGACTCCGGCGGAAGTTAATAATTTTATGGGAGGGGTGAAGCTGACACATTCTCTTAACTCTAACACATTTTATGAAGTACGGCTGAACGCCTTTCGTTCTGACTACGACACAAATCCGGGACGGTTACGTGATGAGACTCCGGTTGTAATCTTTGGTGGTGTGGGATTTGATGAGGCTCCGTACGGGTTTCAACCCAAGCCTACATTTGGAGTGGATGGGATGCGTACGGGTGTGGGTATGAGTAACGCTCGTGATAGCAGTGTGGTGACAGTCTACAATATCAAAGCGGATCTCACCAGTCAACTAAATCGATTTCTACAAATAAAGACAGGGGTTGAGTATAACCTCTCAGATTCCAAGGTGAATTACGGACGCTTTGACGAATTTTTGCCAAGTAGTAATTCGCACTCCCAGTGGGATCGCACCCCGGTTCGAGGGGCTGCATATGCACAGAGCAAACTGGAATTCTCTGGAATGATTGCTAATCTGGGACTCCGGTTGGACTACTTTAATGCTGGCGGAGATTGGTATAATTTTGACCCATTCAGCCCCGCATTCAGTGCAAGATTGGCCCCAGTGATCGACACGCTTCTAACGCAGGAGTCCACCCGCCAGATCTTTTCCTTGAGCCCTCGGATGGGAGTTTCATTCCCTATTACCGAGTATAGCAAGCTGTATTTCAATTACGGACACTTCCGATCTCTTCCAGACCCCAATAATTTATTTCTGTTGCGCGAATTCACAGAAACCGGACAGATTAGTAGAGTAGCGGATCCCAACAATCCCTTACCCAAGACAGTCGCATACGAACTTGGCTATGAGCAGTCACTTTTTGATCAACTGCTGATTCGAATGGCTGGCTACTACAAGGATGTGTCTCTGCAGCCGTATCTCACTCAATACATCAGCCGTGATGGGCAGGTAAACTATACGGTTAATGAGCCAAATTCATTCGAAGATATTCGCGGATTTGAGGTAACCTTATCTCGGAATCAAGGTCGTTGGGTCCAAGGATTTGTGAATTACACTTATATGGTATTCACGTCTGGTTATTTCGGTCTTCGGCAAAACTTTGAAAACCCAACTGCGCAACGTGAATTTTCAGAAAGTGATACCGAACGGCGTCGTGCATCCTCCAGACCAGTCCCCAGGCCCTATGCACGTCTAAATTTGGATTTTCTGACTCCCGCAGATTTTGGTCCTCGCGTTGGAGCTTTTCCAATCCTAGGAGATTGGCGGATCAGTGTAATCGGTAGTTGGCAGAAAGGGTCCAAATTCACCTGGACCGGCGGAGGGGCTATTCCAGGTGTCATCAATAATGTGTCCTTCCGGGATAATTGGAATGTAAACCTTCGCTTCACTAGGAGTCTGACGATTGCCGGAAAACGAGCCCAATTCTTCGTGGACATCTTTAACGCGTTGAATTTTCGCAATCTGTCATTCAATGGATTCATTGATGGAAACGATCAATTATCATATCTGAGGTCTCTCCATCTACCTGAATCGGATGACTATCAGACAAATATTCCGGGAAATGACAAGATTGGTGCCTATCGTTCTTATGATGTAGCTTTTCAACCGATGCAGAGAATTCCTAATCGCGAGAGTATTACTGCCCCGAAGGACGGTGTGATTTATTGGGAATTCGACTCCAGACAATATTTGGTTTATCGTGATAGTGCGTGGAGCCCCGCTGATTCGCAGGTCGTGGATCAGGTTATCAAAGACAAGGCCTATATCGATATGCCAAATCAGAGTTTTCTTACGTTTCTGGATCCGCGCGATATCTATTGGGGAATCCGCTTGTCGTTTTAGTTCATGACCTCATCCATCAATACCTTGCTGCTCCGGTGCTTCGCGATGGGCGCATTGATTACGTTCTCAGTGATTGCATCTCCTGCCCAAGCTCAGTTTGTCAAAAAATGGCTTTCAGCTGGCTCAATGCATAACTGGTACTCAGAAGTCGGGAGTGAGTGTGAGGCATGTGGATTTGTTGGTATTCAACAGGATGGACTTCGGTGGCCCGGACTCTATCGATTTACAGATATGCAAGCTGCCAAAGCATTGTGGATTGGTGCCTTGAATGTTACTGATGACCTCGGAACCAGCTATCCGCATCGTGTGGTACATGTAGGCCCACGTG from Rhodothermaceae bacterium includes:
- a CDS encoding outer membrane beta-barrel protein, translating into MLVRFLHTFALVSVLSAGNVFAQSGKIAGRVTDESGAGLPGVNIFIPATLQGATSDLDGYYTILNVSPGTYTIRSSFIGFATQVVEGVRVNIDQTTTVDFHLMEDAVGLEEMIVTAELPVVQADVSNSQLNVTSDQIEALPVSSINSVVGLQAGIQGLSVRGSGSDELSFMVNGLTLRDERNNAPYTSISLSSVEEVQVQTGGFNAEYGNVRSGVVNVVTKEGGRNQYTGSAILRYSAPAQKHFGPRADDPGAYWIRPFIDPDVAFRGTEAGGWDEFTQAQYPRFEGWIAISEERLKDDDPSNDMTPEALQQAFLWQHRKPMEVVRPDYNVDVGFGGPVPFISQYLGALRFYASVRADQSMYLIPLHSDSYQEWSGHLKVTADLQPGMKLTIEGLRGRITGTSLSRVGQPGIFRSAFSIASQLSRVSFIDSRIFSTDYWTPAEVNNFMGGVKLTHSLNSNTFYEVRLNAFRSDYDTNPGRLRDETPVVIFGGVGFDEAPYGFQPKPTFGVDGMRTGVGMSNARDSSVVTVYNIKADLTSQLNRFLQIKTGVEYNLSDSKVNYGRFDEFLPSSNSHSQWDRTPVRGAAYAQSKLEFSGMIANLGLRLDYFNAGGDWYNFDPFSPAFSARLAPVIDTLLTQESTRQIFSLSPRMGVSFPITEYSKLYFNYGHFRSLPDPNNLFLLREFTETGQISRVADPNNPLPKTVAYELGYEQSLFDQLLIRMAGYYKDVSLQPYLTQYISRDGQVNYTVNEPNSFEDIRGFEVTLSRNQGRWVQGFVNYTYMVFTSGYFGLRQNFENPTAQREFSESDTERRRASSRPVPRPYARLNLDFLTPADFGPRVGAFPILGDWRISVIGSWQKGSKFTWTGGGAIPGVINNVSFRDNWNVNLRFTRSLTIAGKRAQFFVDIFNALNFRNLSFNGFIDGNDQLSYLRSLHLPESDDYQTNIPGNDKIGAYRSYDVAFQPMQRIPNRESITAPKDGVIYWEFDSRQYLVYRDSAWSPADSQVVDQVIKDKAYIDMPNQSFLTFLDPRDIYWGIRLSF